Proteins from a single region of Phormidium ambiguum IAM M-71:
- a CDS encoding DUF2795 domain-containing protein produces the protein MAKVNPVQLQKNLKGINYPASKEDLVKHAQQKGADEKVCATLEKLPDRNYETPTEVSKAIGKIED, from the coding sequence ATGGCGAAAGTGAATCCTGTGCAATTACAGAAAAATTTGAAGGGAATTAATTATCCTGCAAGTAAAGAGGATTTAGTTAAGCACGCTCAGCAAAAAGGTGCTGATGAAAAGGTTTGTGCGACTTTAGAAAAATTACCCGATCGCAATTATGAAACTCCGACTGAGGTGAGTAAAGCGATCGGAAAAATAGAAGATTAA
- a CDS encoding ABC transporter ATP-binding protein, translating to MSRLLEINNLWVNYGGIQALKDINLVVNTGEVVTLIGANGAGKSTTLRAISRLVNIKNGEIIYEGRNINRRQPHEIVQLGIAHSPEGRRILARQTVLANLELGAYIRSNNAEIKADIKRQFDIFPRLAERRQQLAGTLSGGEQQMLAIARALMSRPKLLLLDEPSLGLAPAIVREIFTIIRNLRSTGVTILLVEQNANLALENADRGYVLEAGCITLSGQASELLKNEQVRKAYLG from the coding sequence ATGTCTAGACTTTTAGAAATCAACAATCTTTGGGTTAATTATGGCGGAATTCAAGCTTTAAAGGATATTAACTTAGTTGTTAATACTGGCGAAGTTGTTACTTTAATTGGTGCTAATGGTGCGGGAAAAAGTACAACATTACGAGCAATTTCTCGATTAGTTAATATTAAAAATGGCGAAATTATTTATGAAGGACGCAATATTAATCGTCGCCAACCACATGAAATAGTGCAACTGGGAATTGCCCACTCTCCTGAAGGACGGAGAATTCTAGCTAGACAAACTGTGTTAGCTAACTTGGAATTAGGTGCTTATATTCGTTCTAATAATGCAGAAATTAAAGCAGATATTAAGCGTCAGTTTGATATATTTCCGCGTTTAGCAGAACGTCGTCAACAATTAGCAGGAACTCTTAGCGGTGGAGAACAACAAATGTTAGCGATCGCACGCGCCCTCATGAGTCGTCCTAAACTATTATTATTAGATGAGCCCAGTTTAGGACTTGCGCCTGCAATTGTCCGAGAAATTTTCACAATTATCCGCAATCTCCGTTCTACAGGTGTAACTATCTTGTTAGTTGAACAGAATGCTAACTTAGCTTTAGAAAATGCCGATCGCGGATATGTTTTAGAAGCTGGTTGTATTACTTTATCAGGACAAGCCTCTGAATTACTCAAAAATGAACAAGTGAGAAAAGCTTACTTAGGCTAA
- a CDS encoding ABC transporter ATP-binding protein, with product MSQQDLAENNPILEAKGLTRRFGGLVAVNNVSFSVNKNEIFGLIGPNGAGKTTLFNLITCLLPPSSGKLIYQGEEISQLRPHQIASKGISRTFQNIRLFGELSALENVMIGRHIHSRNIHPVPALVSGMLALPVANQQEKETKQKALELLEMMGLIDRTTEKAKNFPYGDQRRLEIARALALEPQILLLDEPAAGMNPSEKHQLSEFIRQIRDRFNLTIILIEHHVPLVMGLCDRIAVLDFGQLIALGEPAIVRNDPAVIEAYLGDE from the coding sequence ATGAGCCAACAAGATTTAGCGGAAAACAACCCAATTCTAGAAGCCAAAGGTTTAACTCGTCGCTTTGGTGGTTTAGTCGCGGTAAATAATGTCTCATTTTCTGTGAACAAAAATGAGATATTTGGTTTAATCGGCCCGAATGGTGCCGGAAAAACAACTTTGTTTAATTTGATTACTTGTTTGTTACCGCCTTCTAGTGGAAAATTGATTTATCAAGGTGAAGAAATTTCTCAACTTCGTCCTCACCAAATTGCTAGTAAAGGTATTTCTCGCACTTTCCAAAATATTCGCTTGTTTGGTGAACTTTCGGCTTTGGAAAATGTGATGATTGGGCGGCATATTCATAGTAGAAATATTCATCCTGTACCTGCTTTGGTTTCGGGAATGTTGGCTTTACCTGTGGCTAATCAGCAAGAGAAAGAAACTAAACAAAAGGCTTTGGAATTGTTGGAAATGATGGGATTGATCGATCGCACTACTGAAAAAGCCAAAAACTTTCCCTACGGCGATCAACGTCGCTTGGAAATTGCCCGCGCATTAGCTTTAGAACCACAAATATTACTATTAGATGAACCTGCGGCAGGAATGAATCCTAGTGAAAAACATCAACTAAGTGAGTTTATTCGCCAAATCCGCGATCGCTTTAACTTAACTATTATTTTAATTGAACATCATGTACCCTTAGTTATGGGTTTGTGCGACAGAATTGCGGTATTAGATTTTGGTCAATTAATTGCTTTAGGCGAACCTGCTATAGTCAGAAACGACCCTGCTGTAATTGAAGCATATTTGGGAGATGAGTAA
- a CDS encoding branched-chain amino acid ABC transporter permease, which yields MNEFLNTYGPLIVSMVLGALLGLSLYLPLMTGQLSLASPGFYALGGYIAAILSTQVFTITEGLFPIPLLLLEMLIAAVVSGILGIIVGIPALRLKGIYLALATIAFVEILRVLSLNLEITGGAVGIFGVPQPFASPIEYLWVALPLLLISMFLLYRLEIIRVGRAFVAIREDELAAGAMGINPTNYKVLAFTLGAILAGVAGAVSAHFLNTWNARQGTFDASIIYLTSVLIGGSRTFIGPVLGGMVFTALPEILRAMADIPGLPIWFAQFLRDGRLIVFGVLIVLGTIFFPQGLVTPDLLKKIKRQEQ from the coding sequence ATGAATGAATTTTTGAACACTTATGGCCCTTTAATTGTTTCAATGGTTCTAGGTGCATTGCTAGGACTTTCGCTTTATTTACCATTAATGACGGGTCAATTATCTTTAGCTAGCCCTGGTTTTTATGCGTTGGGTGGATATATTGCGGCGATTTTATCTACGCAAGTTTTTACCATCACCGAAGGGTTATTTCCCATTCCTTTGTTATTGCTGGAAATGTTAATTGCTGCTGTGGTTTCTGGCATTTTGGGAATTATAGTAGGAATTCCAGCTTTAAGACTTAAAGGGATATATTTGGCATTAGCAACAATTGCTTTTGTGGAAATATTGCGCGTATTATCGCTAAATTTAGAAATTACTGGCGGCGCTGTGGGAATTTTTGGAGTTCCCCAACCTTTTGCTTCTCCGATCGAGTATTTGTGGGTAGCTTTGCCTTTACTTTTAATTAGTATGTTTTTATTATATCGTTTAGAAATTATCCGAGTTGGTCGAGCATTTGTGGCGATTCGGGAAGATGAATTAGCGGCAGGTGCAATGGGAATTAATCCTACTAATTACAAGGTGTTAGCTTTTACTTTAGGCGCAATTTTAGCTGGTGTAGCTGGTGCTGTAAGCGCACATTTTTTGAATACTTGGAATGCGAGACAAGGTACTTTTGATGCTAGTATTATTTATCTAACTTCCGTGTTAATTGGTGGTAGTCGGACTTTCATCGGGCCTGTTTTAGGAGGTATGGTATTTACTGCTTTGCCGGAAATTTTACGGGCTATGGCAGATATTCCCGGTTTACCAATTTGGTTTGCTCAATTCTTAAGAGATGGTCGGTTAATTGTTTTTGGTGTGTTAATTGTTTTGGGAACAATCTTTTTCCCGCAAGGTTTAGTAACTCCTGATTTATTGAAAAAAATTAAACGACAGGAACAGTAG
- a CDS encoding branched-chain amino acid ABC transporter permease, producing MNLTLFIQQFLNGLSIGSIYAIFALGYTLIFSILGIINFAHGAIFTLGAYLTYALMGEAFGFNGLLANAALPIKLPFPIALILGSIVAGLVGVAIERIAFRPLRIRGADPLLTVVSSLGVALIIVNLIQVLVGAENYTFPGNTFGNLPAAINFGTEENPIPIRTVQIVIFLVSVLVLAILTYFINYTKYGKAMRAVAEDPTTASLLGINTDGFIVLTFFISSFLAGVAGSLVGSSVSIAGPYFGIAFGLKGLAVIVLGGLGSIPGAVLGGLLIGVVEAFVPGQYSAYKDAVAFGILFIMLLVRPQGLLGRRLIQKV from the coding sequence ATGAATTTAACCCTGTTTATTCAACAATTCCTTAATGGTTTATCTATTGGCAGCATCTATGCAATTTTTGCCTTGGGATATACTTTGATTTTTTCGATTTTAGGCATTATTAATTTTGCACACGGGGCAATTTTTACTCTGGGGGCGTACTTAACTTATGCCTTGATGGGAGAAGCATTTGGTTTTAATGGTTTGTTAGCTAATGCTGCATTACCTATTAAATTACCTTTTCCCATTGCCTTAATTCTAGGTAGCATCGTAGCAGGTTTGGTAGGTGTTGCGATCGAAAGAATTGCTTTTCGACCTTTAAGGATTAGAGGGGCCGATCCACTTTTAACCGTTGTTTCTAGTTTGGGTGTAGCTTTAATCATCGTCAACTTAATTCAAGTTTTAGTAGGTGCAGAAAATTACACTTTCCCAGGAAATACTTTTGGTAATTTACCTGCGGCTATTAACTTTGGTACTGAGGAAAATCCCATCCCTATTCGCACAGTGCAAATAGTAATTTTTTTGGTTTCTGTGTTAGTTTTAGCAATTTTAACCTACTTTATTAATTATACAAAATATGGTAAAGCAATGCGGGCTGTAGCAGAAGATCCTACGACTGCTAGTTTGTTAGGAATTAACACTGATGGTTTTATAGTTCTCACATTTTTTATTAGCAGTTTCCTCGCTGGAGTAGCTGGCAGTTTAGTTGGTTCTAGTGTAAGTATTGCAGGGCCATATTTTGGTATTGCTTTCGGGTTAAAAGGTTTAGCGGTAATTGTTTTAGGCGGATTAGGAAGCATTCCCGGTGCAGTTTTGGGAGGTCTATTAATTGGAGTAGTAGAAGCATTTGTACCAGGACAATATTCAGCTTATAAAGATGCAGTAGCTTTTGGCATATTATTTATTATGCTACTAGTTAGACCTCAAGGTTTATTAGGGCGGCGTTTAATTCAAAAGGTTTAA
- a CDS encoding ABC transporter substrate-binding protein: MKKTTALFAGLALFLTACTQTNSNTQTNSTSQGIPIGVALAQTSNVALLGQEGIQGAKIAEKYFNDKGGVDGTPIKLIVQDTGGDETGAINAFQILINQNKVVGIVGPTLSQQAFSADPVAERAKVPVLAASNTAKGIPEIGDYVARVSAPVSIVAPNSINAALKLNPNIKKVAVFYAQNDAFNKSETEIFQKTVKEKGLDIVTVQKFLTTDTDFQAQATNAINLKPDLIIISGLAADGGNLVRQLRELGYKGIIIGGNGFNTSNIFAVCKASCNGVLVAQAYSPQHSNAVNQAFRAAYLQQYKKEPPQFSAQAFAAVQVFVEALNAVDKRSDIAKMPLNQLRSELNKELLTRKYDTPLGEIAFTPVGDVIQKEFYVAQLQVDANGNNGKFAAVKK; the protein is encoded by the coding sequence ATGAAAAAAACTACTGCATTGTTTGCTGGCTTAGCTTTATTCCTAACAGCCTGTACGCAAACTAACTCAAACACACAAACAAATTCCACTTCTCAAGGTATTCCGATTGGAGTTGCTTTAGCCCAAACAAGTAACGTTGCTCTTTTAGGACAAGAAGGCATTCAAGGTGCCAAAATCGCTGAAAAATATTTTAATGACAAAGGCGGCGTTGATGGTACTCCTATTAAATTAATTGTACAAGACACTGGCGGAGATGAAACCGGAGCAATTAACGCTTTTCAAATTCTCATTAATCAAAACAAAGTTGTCGGAATTGTTGGCCCAACTTTATCCCAACAAGCCTTTAGTGCTGACCCTGTTGCCGAAAGAGCAAAAGTTCCCGTACTTGCTGCTTCTAATACCGCTAAAGGTATTCCTGAAATAGGCGATTATGTTGCCCGTGTTTCTGCACCCGTTTCTATTGTTGCGCCCAATTCCATTAACGCAGCTTTGAAGTTAAATCCTAATATCAAAAAAGTTGCTGTTTTCTACGCCCAAAATGATGCTTTTAACAAATCGGAAACCGAAATTTTTCAAAAAACTGTTAAGGAAAAAGGACTTGATATTGTCACTGTACAAAAGTTTCTCACAACTGATACTGATTTTCAAGCCCAAGCAACTAACGCCATTAACTTAAAACCAGATTTAATTATTATTTCTGGCTTGGCTGCGGATGGGGGAAATTTAGTCAGACAATTACGAGAATTAGGTTACAAAGGTATTATCATTGGCGGAAATGGTTTTAATACTTCTAATATTTTTGCTGTATGTAAGGCAAGTTGTAACGGCGTATTAGTTGCCCAAGCTTACAGTCCGCAACATTCCAACGCAGTTAATCAAGCTTTTCGTGCAGCTTATCTGCAACAATATAAAAAGGAACCACCTCAATTTAGCGCCCAAGCTTTTGCTGCGGTTCAAGTATTTGTAGAAGCACTGAACGCTGTCGATAAAAGAAGTGATATTGCCAAAATGCCATTGAACCAATTACGCTCTGAGTTAAATAAGGAATTACTAACTCGCAAGTACGATACTCCTTTGGGTGAAATCGCTTTTACTCCTGTGGGTGATGTAATTCAAAAAGAATTTTATGTGGCACAACTACAAGTTGATGCTAATGGTAATAATGGCAAGTTCGCAGCCGTGAAAAAATAG
- a CDS encoding efflux RND transporter periplasmic adaptor subunit — protein MMRRANSSLLYAPLLSLLVLTTPTVVLAHAGHDGHEFEGGNEAAPSSEAIQVDTETAKRLSIKVEPVKRQMLDVSIKTTGQIETLPSKKVEVTTPISGAKVVELLVEPGAFVKAGQPVAVLAAPDLVELRVNSQEKQAEAQGDLQKAQADLKLAQENLAQQRQIAAAEIQQAITEVRIAKEKYQRDKELSNAGAIPRRTMLESEAHLRVGEAQLVKALSRREVLAAEAELKRSQTAVEVAQSRLRLSNTAYQTRLQQLGTRANEKGLVVVTARISGVVVDREATLGQAFEDAGGKLMTIADDSKVFATANIYEKDLDKVKLGQRAMARFASLPNRTFNGRITVIGSVVQGETRVLPVKIELENPSKELKPGMFAELEVFTDQTANPILAIPSSAVVDANNRKLVYVQNGNAFQGVEVTLGETSGDMVEVKTGLFAGDLLVTQRAPQLYAQSLRGGNAKAKTAKEEVHKEEDSASKNLEFNIKNIAPFWWIIPGVGAIAFAAFWLGRRTKPQLTSSSHAIVYSSNNEKGELSVLGKGESDRTL, from the coding sequence ATGATGCGTCGAGCTAACAGTTCTTTACTTTATGCACCGCTTTTGAGCTTGCTGGTACTAACTACTCCCACAGTTGTTTTAGCTCATGCTGGACATGATGGACATGAATTTGAAGGTGGAAATGAAGCCGCGCCGTCTTCTGAAGCGATTCAAGTTGATACAGAAACAGCAAAACGGCTGTCTATTAAAGTAGAGCCTGTGAAGCGACAGATGTTGGATGTGAGCATTAAAACTACTGGGCAAATTGAAACTTTGCCTAGTAAAAAAGTGGAGGTGACAACACCGATTTCTGGGGCAAAAGTAGTGGAGTTGTTGGTTGAGCCTGGTGCTTTTGTGAAAGCTGGTCAACCTGTGGCAGTTTTGGCTGCACCTGACTTGGTGGAATTGCGAGTGAATTCTCAGGAAAAACAGGCTGAGGCGCAAGGGGATTTGCAAAAAGCACAAGCAGATTTGAAACTAGCGCAGGAAAATTTGGCACAACAGCGTCAAATAGCGGCGGCAGAAATTCAACAAGCTATTACAGAAGTGAGGATTGCCAAGGAAAAATATCAAAGAGATAAAGAGTTATCAAATGCTGGGGCGATTCCGCGACGCACAATGTTGGAGTCAGAAGCTCATTTGCGCGTAGGGGAAGCACAACTAGTGAAAGCGTTGAGTCGCCGGGAAGTTTTGGCGGCGGAAGCGGAATTAAAACGATCGCAAACTGCTGTTGAGGTAGCTCAGTCGCGCTTGCGTTTGAGCAATACTGCTTATCAAACCAGGTTGCAACAGTTGGGAACTCGCGCTAATGAGAAAGGTTTGGTGGTGGTGACGGCGCGGATTTCTGGTGTGGTGGTTGATAGGGAAGCTACACTCGGTCAAGCTTTTGAGGATGCGGGTGGTAAACTAATGACGATCGCAGATGATAGCAAAGTTTTTGCCACTGCAAATATTTATGAAAAGGATTTGGATAAAGTTAAACTTGGTCAACGGGCAATGGCAAGATTTGCCAGTTTACCTAATCGCACATTTAACGGCAGAATAACAGTTATTGGTTCAGTTGTACAAGGGGAAACGCGAGTTTTGCCAGTAAAAATTGAACTAGAAAATCCTAGCAAAGAATTAAAACCAGGAATGTTTGCCGAGTTAGAAGTTTTTACAGATCAAACAGCGAACCCTATTTTAGCCATTCCTAGTTCAGCGGTAGTTGATGCAAATAATAGAAAATTGGTTTATGTGCAGAATGGGAATGCTTTTCAAGGTGTAGAAGTTACTTTGGGCGAAACTTCTGGAGATATGGTAGAGGTGAAAACTGGTTTATTTGCGGGGGATTTGTTAGTTACGCAACGTGCGCCGCAACTGTATGCTCAATCTTTGCGCGGTGGTAACGCAAAAGCTAAAACTGCCAAGGAAGAAGTTCACAAAGAGGAAGATTCAGCTAGTAAGAATTTAGAATTTAATATCAAAAATATCGCGCCTTTTTGGTGGATAATTCCGGGAGTTGGTGCGATCGCATTTGCTGCTTTTTGGTTAGGTAGAAGAACCAAACCTCAGTTAACATCATCATCTCATGCAATAGTTTATAGTAGCAATAATGAGAAAGGTGAATTGTCTGTGTTGGGGAAGGGGGAGAGCGATCGCACGTTATGA
- a CDS encoding Uma2 family endonuclease — MIANPQDYQKMTAEEYLEWESQQELRHEYVDGEILAMTGGTIPHNEIALNFYTALRPHLRQRGCRANVSDVKVQANQNSRYFYPDVVVTCDPEDLKSRDFVQHPKVIVEVLSPGTANYDRGDKFKYYRQMPSLQEYVLVDSESISVEVYHRGEGKMWLYYAYTNGDEIGLESIEFNCAIELLYEGIVFDNQHY; from the coding sequence ATGATTGCAAATCCTCAAGACTATCAAAAAATGACGGCGGAAGAATACCTAGAATGGGAATCTCAGCAGGAACTTCGCCATGAATATGTTGATGGGGAAATTTTGGCTATGACAGGGGGTACTATTCCTCATAACGAAATTGCTCTCAATTTTTATACAGCACTACGACCTCATTTGCGTCAGAGAGGATGCCGAGCGAATGTATCGGATGTAAAAGTTCAGGCAAATCAAAATAGTCGTTATTTTTATCCCGACGTAGTTGTAACTTGTGACCCAGAAGATTTGAAATCCCGTGACTTTGTGCAACATCCTAAAGTTATTGTTGAGGTGCTTTCTCCTGGTACAGCAAATTACGATCGCGGTGACAAATTCAAGTATTATCGGCAGATGCCAAGTTTGCAAGAATATGTTTTAGTAGATTCTGAATCTATTTCCGTTGAAGTTTATCATCGCGGAGAAGGTAAAATGTGGCTTTATTATGCTTATACGAATGGGGATGAGATCGGATTAGAAAGTATTGAGTTTAATTGTGCGATCGAACTTTTGTATGAAGGGATTGTATTTGATAACCAGCACTACTAA
- a CDS encoding DUF4351 domain-containing protein — protein sequence MSSPKGKIQVKRLLDRQLGEINSATIERVQTLSIEQLEDLGIALLDFSQVADLITWLEQQELSD from the coding sequence ATTAGCTCGCCAAAAGGAAAGATTCAGGTAAAGCGCTTACTCGATCGCCAATTAGGTGAAATTAATTCAGCAACAATTGAGCGAGTTCAAACTTTATCGATCGAACAGTTGGAAGATTTGGGAATAGCACTGTTGGATTTTTCTCAAGTCGCTGATTTAATAACTTGGTTGGAACAGCAAGAACTTAGCGATTAG